From the genome of Treponema denticola:
ATTATATGTAGTGGTACAAAATAAAAAATCGGCGCCTACCTTTATGGCCTCTGTTTCTTCTATTCCGGTTATAAGAGATAAAACAGCTTCAGGCGGCACTCCGTCAATTATTTCCATAAATAAAGATCTTGCCGAAATCGGCAGTATTATAAAAATTTCAGGCGAAAATTTTGGAGAAACAAGAGGGTCTTCACAGGTTCTGTTTGTATCGGATTTTAATCCGGCGATGATCCAACAGATTGAGCAAAAACAGGATGTTGAAGCGGCCAGATGTTCAGACTATGATTTCGATTTTGTTTTTTGGTCAAATGACGAGCTTCATGTAAGGGTGCCTGACGGTGCAGATTCAGGTATGCTGCTGGTTCTAACCTCTGCAGGAGCAAGTAATCCTGTTCCTTTTAGAATAAAGAATAAGGTTGGAACAAAGACTTATTCCAACAAAAAGAATTTTGCTCTTGCTGCTGAGGTAGACATTTCGAATATATCCGCCTCAGAAAAGAATTCTCTTTTTATAAAAGTCCCAATTCCTGCCGCTTCTTATTCTCAGAGGGATGTTAAAATTTTATCAATCACGCCTCCGCCTTTTGTTGCCGATTATCAGGGAGTTGCTATTCATCAATATGAAAATATAAAGGACTCGACAAAAATTCACATAAGGCAAGAATACGGTTTAAACACTTATGAGGTAAACACAAAGGTTAATCCTGTAAATGTCCGAATCAACTCTCAACAAAATAAAGAAATCTATGACAATTATGCTATCGCTACAGGATTTATTCCATCCAATGACCCTGTAATTCAAAAAACAGCCGCCGAAATTGTTCAAAGTGAAAAGAATCCATATAATAAGGCTAGACGCATATATAATTATTTATTAAAAAATGTTGAAATAATTCCGTCTTCAATATTGAACTCGGGGGATTCTCCGGTAAAGGCTTTAACCGAAAAAAAGGCAGATACTTACGATATAGCAATTTTATTTGCGGCTATTGCAAGAGCTGCAGGCCTGCCTGCACAACCTATAGCCGGCGTTTTGGTAGATGTTGCTCAGACCTGCTATCTGCATTGGTGGTCTGAATTTTATCTGGAAGGCTTTGGCTGGATTCCTGTTGATTTGGGGATGGCAAAAGCGATTCCCTTTGATATGGGTGTATCGCAAAGAGAAAGCTGGTATTTCGGGAATTTAGATGCCTTTAGAATAACTTTTTCACGGGGATTAAATATTCAGCCTCCTATGACCTCAAACAGTACAATGGTCTCTAAAGAAAGAAACTATGCTTTTTATAGCGCTTGGGAAGAGTATTCAGGTATAACTAAATATGATTCGGTATGGCGTATTCCGGAAATAATTGCCGTCTACTAGTTATCTTTTCCAAAATGCAGGCATAAAATAAATTATCATTGTGTATAATTCCAACCGCCCTGCAAGCATTATAAAAGAAAAGAAAATTTTTACAGGAGATGAAAAAAATGCAAAGTTTCCGACAGGGCCGACGCTTCCAAAACCGGGGCCTATGTTTCCGATAAGAGCAAGAGAAGCCGTAAATCCGCTCAATAGATCAGCTCCGTCGGCGGCTGCAACCAATGCTGTAATAAGAGTTAAGAGGAAGTAGCAAAACATAAAACCTGCAACGCTGTAAACTATGTCCTTTCTTCCCGGACGGTTATTAAGCTGAATACCGAAAACGCCATGGGGGCTTAAAAGGCGTTTTGCTTCCATTCCGGCCTGCTTTTGCAGGATTAGCCAGCGGATTACCTTGATGCTTCCTGCCGTTGAGCCTGAGCATCCTCCGACAAACATCAAGAAAAATAACACCATTTTTGCGAATTCGGGCCATGCGTTATAGTCGGCCGTTGAAAAGCCTGTAGTCGTTATTACTGAGGCAACTTGGAAAAAACTTTGTCTTAAACCTCCTCCGATTCCGTAAATTGGATAGATAGAAATAGCAATTAAAACGGTTGATACAAATACTATTTTAAGATAGGCTTTAAGTTCCGAATTATGGAAAAATTCTTCCGGATGGCCGGTAAACAGGTGAAAATAAAGGCTGAAGTTTACACCTGCCAAAATCATAAAGACAGCACAAATAATTTCAACCGACGGAGAATTGAAGGCTCCAACGCTTGCATTTCTTGTAGAAAAGCCTCCTGTTCCCAAAGAGGCAAAGGTGTGGCAGAGGGCTTCGAGGAATGGAAGGCCGGCAAGCATTAAGAGGATTATCTGAACTATAGTCATTCCAAGATATATAAACCAAAGAGCTTTTGCCGTGTGGGTTATCTTTGCCGTTACCTTTCCCTTGTCGGGGCCGGTAGTTTCACTTTTGATGAGCTGAAAACCTCCTACTCCTAAAAGAGGAAAAAGGGCAA
Proteins encoded in this window:
- a CDS encoding TrkH family potassium uptake protein, translated to MKALQYVRIIFMILAIISISFIIPIGTALYQNEAYLIPSFLIPTAFVFAVAAVFFFFLRNKKVRLSVSGGIILVAAAWIAAGILGAIPLCISGVIPNFADAVFESVSGFTTTGATILTNVEACPMTMHVWRTQMHWLGGMGIVALTVALFPLLGVGGFQLIKSETTGPDKGKVTAKITHTAKALWFIYLGMTIVQIILLMLAGLPFLEALCHTFASLGTGGFSTRNASVGAFNSPSVEIICAVFMILAGVNFSLYFHLFTGHPEEFFHNSELKAYLKIVFVSTVLIAISIYPIYGIGGGLRQSFFQVASVITTTGFSTADYNAWPEFAKMVLFFLMFVGGCSGSTAGSIKVIRWLILQKQAGMEAKRLLSPHGVFGIQLNNRPGRKDIVYSVAGFMFCYFLLTLITALVAAADGADLLSGFTASLALIGNIGPGFGSVGPVGNFAFFSSPVKIFFSFIMLAGRLELYTMIIYFMPAFWKR
- a CDS encoding transglutaminase domain-containing protein, with translation MGNRFSYLFKKVFIFRFTVFLILFGFFAALILYLTSLTAKYPSIIEITPPIAEAGNNIVIKGENFGNEIDSSWIEIGDSIIQAENCDIWTDTKISFKYPEYQKGGLLYVVVQNKKSAPTFMASVSSIPVIRDKTASGGTPSIISINKDLAEIGSIIKISGENFGETRGSSQVLFVSDFNPAMIQQIEQKQDVEAARCSDYDFDFVFWSNDELHVRVPDGADSGMLLVLTSAGASNPVPFRIKNKVGTKTYSNKKNFALAAEVDISNISASEKNSLFIKVPIPAASYSQRDVKILSITPPPFVADYQGVAIHQYENIKDSTKIHIRQEYGLNTYEVNTKVNPVNVRINSQQNKEIYDNYAIATGFIPSNDPVIQKTAAEIVQSEKNPYNKARRIYNYLLKNVEIIPSSILNSGDSPVKALTEKKADTYDIAILFAAIARAAGLPAQPIAGVLVDVAQTCYLHWWSEFYLEGFGWIPVDLGMAKAIPFDMGVSQRESWYFGNLDAFRITFSRGLNIQPPMTSNSTMVSKERNYAFYSAWEEYSGITKYDSVWRIPEIIAVY